One window of Canis lupus baileyi chromosome 21, mCanLup2.hap1, whole genome shotgun sequence genomic DNA carries:
- the OSBPL5 gene encoding oxysterol-binding protein-related protein 5 isoform X5, translated as MSSTPSAQGRTWSPMAHRYRGMKDLRPPALPQRDLRSRTFLCPGPKSHQSLPAPPHQLGSPDSTSRLRGFAGSAHLVEMESHSVWSFGLASGSTRVLRFTHGVAEYRLYNGSDKECVSPTAKVTKKEALKVQKENYRQEKKRATRQLFSALTDPSVVIMADSLKIRGTLKSWTKLWCVLKPGVLLIYKTPKVGQWVGTVLLHCCELIERPSKKDGFCFKLFHPLDQSVWAVKGPKGESVGSITQPLPSSYLIFRAASESDGRCWLDALELALRCSSLLRLSTCKQGRDGEPGSSPDASPPSLCGLPSSAAIHDQDLCPLNGSSLENDAFSDKSERENAEESDNETQDHSGKTNESGGAHSETLEGRLPRRTTYVEQVHEEFGELGQASQVETVSEENKSLMWVLLRQLRPGMDLSRVVLPTFVLEPRSFLDKLSDYYYHADLLSRAALEGDAYSRIKLVLQWYLSGFYKKPKGIKKPYNPILGETFRCCWFHPQTNSHTFYIAEQVSHHPPVSAFHVSNRKDGFCISGSITAKSRFYGNSLSALLDGKATLTFLNRAEDYTLTMPYAHCKGILYGTMTMELGGRVTIECEKNNFQAELEFKLKPFFGGSTSINQISGKIMSGEEVLARLTGHWDREVFIKEEGRGSTELFWNPSGEVRGQRLKRRTVLFEEQTELESERLWQHVTRAISEGDQHKATQEKFSLEEAQRQRTRERQQNLMPWKPQLFHLDPTTQEWCYRHEDRSPWDPLKDIAQFEQDGVLYTMRRETMAHQTAFLGSPGPRHQGPGPERRLRKSSDQPSGHSQVTESSSTPESCPELSDEEEEEEEDGDFIPGSESPCPRCGKEARRLQALHEAIMSIREAQQELHRTLVILD; from the exons GGAAGGACATGGAGCCCAATGGCCCATCGCTACCGAGGGATGAAGGACCTCCGACCCCCAGCTCTGCCACAAAGGGACCTCCG ttccagaacatttctgTGCCCCGGACCAAAGTCCCATCAGAGCCTCCCTGCTCCGCCTCACCAGCTCGGCAGCCCCGACTCCACCTCCCGTCTCCGTGGATTTGCCGGTTCTGCACATCTCGTggaaatggaatcacacagtgtgtGGTCTTTTGGTCTAGCGTCTGGCTCTACGCGTGTTCTGAGGTTCACCCACGGAGTG GCAGAGTACAGGCTGTACAACGGGTCCGACAAGGAATGTGTGTCCCCAACAGCCAAGGTCACCAAAAAGGAGGCTCTCAAG GTACAGAAGGAGAACTACCGGCAGGAGAAGAAGCGAGCCACGCGGCAGCTGTTCAGCGCGCTGACGGACCCCAGCGTGGTCATCATGGCTGACAGCCTGAAG ATCCGGGGAACCCTGAAGAGCTGGACCAAACTGTGGTGTGTGCTGAAGCCGGGGGTGCTGCTCATCTACAAGACCCCCAAGGTGGGCCAGTGGGTGGGCACCGTCCTGCTGCACTGCTGCGAGCTCATCGAGCGGCCGTCCAAGAAGGATGGCTTCTGCTTCAAGCTCTTCCACCCACTGGACCAGTCTGTCTGGGCCGTGAAG gGCCCCAAGGGTGAGAGTGTGGGCTCCATCACGCAGCCACTCCCCAGCAGCTATCTGATCTTCAGGGCCGCCTCTGAGTCGGACG GCCGCTGCTGGCTAGACGCCCTGGAGCTGGCCCTGCGCTGCTCCAGCCTCCTACGGCTCAGCACGTGCAAGCAGGGCCGAGACGGGGAGCCTGGATCCTCGCCTGACGCATCACCCCCCTCGCTCTGTGGACTGCCCTCCTCGGCTGCCATCCACGACCAGGACCTGTGCCC gCTGAACGGGTCCTCCCTGGAGAACGATGCGTTCTCAGACAAGTCGGAGAGAGAGAACGCTGAGGAGTCAGATAACGAGACCCAGGACCACAGCGGGAAGACCAACGAGAGTGGGGGTGCCCACTCAGAGACCCTGGAGGGCCGCCTGCCGAGGAGGACGACATATGTGGAGCAGGTCCACGAGGAGTTCGGGGAG CTGGGCCAGGCGTCCCAGGTGGAGACGGTGTCCGAGGAGAACAAGAGTCTGATGTGGGTTTTGCTGAGGCAACTGCGGCCGGGCATGGACCTGTCCCGTGTGGTGCTGCCAACGTTCGTCCTAGAGCCGCGGTCCTTCCTGGACAAGCTCTCTGACTACTACTACCACGCCGACCTGCTGTCCAG GGCTGCCCTCGAGGGAGATGCCTACAGCCGCATCAAGCTTGTCCTGCAGTGGTACCTGTCCGGCTTCTACAAGAAACCCAAG GGGATTAAGAAGCCCTACAACCCCATCCTGGGGGAGACCTTCCGCTGCTGCTGGTTCCACCCCCAGACCAACAGCCACACCTTCTACATAGCTGAGCAG GTGTCCCACCACCCACCCGTGTCCGCCTTCCACGTCAGCAACCGCAAGGACGGCTTCTGCATTAGTGGCAGCATCACAGCCAAGTCCCGGTTTTACG GGAACTCACTGTCGGCTCTGCTGGACGGCAAGGCCACGCTCACCTTCCTGAACCGGGCAGAGGATTATACCCTCACTATGCCCTACGCCCACTGCAAAG GAATCCTGTATGGCACCATGACCATGGAGCTGGGCGGTAGAGTGACCATCGAGTGTGAGAAGAACAACTTCCAAGCtgagctggaattcaaactcaAG CCTTTCTTTGGGGGCAGCACCAGCATCAACCAGATCTCGGGGAAGATCATGTCAGGAGAAGAAGTCCTGGCACGTCTCACCGGACACTGG GACAGAGAAGTGTTTAtcaaggaggagggcagaggaagcaCGGAGCTCTTCTGGAACCCGAGCGGGGAGGTCCGCGGGCAGAGGCTGAAACGGCGCACTGTGCTATTTGAGGAGCAGACGGAGCTAGAATCAGAGAG GCTCTGGCAGCACGTCACCAGGGCCATCAGCGAGGGTGACCAGCACAAGGCCACGCAGGAGAAGTTTTCACTGGAGGAGGCACAGCGGCAGCGGACCCGCGAGCGCCAGCAGAACCTCATGCCCTGGAAACCACAGCTGTTCCACCTGGACCCCACCACCCAGGAGTGGTGCTACCGACATGAGGA CCGTAGCCCCTGGGATCCCCTGAAGGACATCGCCCAGTTTGAGCAAGACGGGGTCTTGTACACCATGCGGCGGGAGACCATGGCCCACCAGACCgccttcctgggcagcccggggcccAGGCACCAG GGTCCTGGGCCAGAGCGGCGGCTCCGCAAGTCCAGCGACCAGCCCTCTGGCCACAGCCAGGTCACCGAGAGCAGCTCCACACCCGAGTCCTGCCCAGAGCTCtcagatgaggaggaggaggaggaggaggacggtgACTTCATTCCTG GCAGCGAGAGCCCCTGCCCTCGGTGTGGGAAGGAGGCGCGGCGGCTGCAGGCACTGCACGAGGCCATCATGTCCATCCGGGAGGCCCAGCAGGAGCTGCACAG gacactggtcatactggattag
- the OSBPL5 gene encoding oxysterol-binding protein-related protein 5 isoform X6, translating into MSSTPSAQGRTWSPMAHRYRGMKDLRPPALPQRDLRSRTFLCPGPKSHQSLPAPPHQLGSPDSTSRLRGFAGSAHLVEMESHSVWSFGLASGSTRVLRFTHGVAEYRLYNGSDKECVSPTAKVTKKEALKVQKENYRQEKKRATRQLFSALTDPSVVIMADSLKIRGTLKSWTKLWCVLKPGVLLIYKTPKVGQWVGTVLLHCCELIERPSKKDGFCFKLFHPLDQSVWAVKGPKGESVGSITQPLPSSYLIFRAASESDGRCWLDALELALRCSSLLRLSTCKQGRDGEPGSSPDASPPSLCGLPSSAAIHDQDLCPLNGSSLENDAFSDKSERENAEESDNETQDHSGKTNESGGAHSETLEGRLPRRTTYVEQVHEEFGELGQASQVETVSEENKSLMWVLLRQLRPGMDLSRVVLPTFVLEPRSFLDKLSDYYYHADLLSRAALEGDAYSRIKLVLQWYLSGFYKKPKGIKKPYNPILGETFRCCWFHPQTNSHTFYIAEQVSHHPPVSAFHVSNRKDGFCISGSITAKSRFYGNSLSALLDGKATLTFLNRAEDYTLTMPYAHCKGILYGTMTMELGGRVTIECEKNNFQAELEFKLKPFFGGSTSINQISGKIMSGEEVLARLTGHWDREVFIKEEGRGSTELFWNPSGEVRGQRLKRRTVLFEEQTELESERLWQHVTRAISEGDQHKATQEKFSLEEAQRQRTRERQQNLMPWKPQLFHLDPTTQEWCYRHEDRSPWDPLKDIAQFEQDGVLYTMRRETMAHQTAFLGSPGPRHQGPGPERRLRKSSDQPSGHSQVTESSSTPESCPELSDEEEEEEEDGDFIPARAPALGVGRRRGGCRHCTRPSCPSGRPSRSCTGTSRPC; encoded by the exons GGAAGGACATGGAGCCCAATGGCCCATCGCTACCGAGGGATGAAGGACCTCCGACCCCCAGCTCTGCCACAAAGGGACCTCCG ttccagaacatttctgTGCCCCGGACCAAAGTCCCATCAGAGCCTCCCTGCTCCGCCTCACCAGCTCGGCAGCCCCGACTCCACCTCCCGTCTCCGTGGATTTGCCGGTTCTGCACATCTCGTggaaatggaatcacacagtgtgtGGTCTTTTGGTCTAGCGTCTGGCTCTACGCGTGTTCTGAGGTTCACCCACGGAGTG GCAGAGTACAGGCTGTACAACGGGTCCGACAAGGAATGTGTGTCCCCAACAGCCAAGGTCACCAAAAAGGAGGCTCTCAAG GTACAGAAGGAGAACTACCGGCAGGAGAAGAAGCGAGCCACGCGGCAGCTGTTCAGCGCGCTGACGGACCCCAGCGTGGTCATCATGGCTGACAGCCTGAAG ATCCGGGGAACCCTGAAGAGCTGGACCAAACTGTGGTGTGTGCTGAAGCCGGGGGTGCTGCTCATCTACAAGACCCCCAAGGTGGGCCAGTGGGTGGGCACCGTCCTGCTGCACTGCTGCGAGCTCATCGAGCGGCCGTCCAAGAAGGATGGCTTCTGCTTCAAGCTCTTCCACCCACTGGACCAGTCTGTCTGGGCCGTGAAG gGCCCCAAGGGTGAGAGTGTGGGCTCCATCACGCAGCCACTCCCCAGCAGCTATCTGATCTTCAGGGCCGCCTCTGAGTCGGACG GCCGCTGCTGGCTAGACGCCCTGGAGCTGGCCCTGCGCTGCTCCAGCCTCCTACGGCTCAGCACGTGCAAGCAGGGCCGAGACGGGGAGCCTGGATCCTCGCCTGACGCATCACCCCCCTCGCTCTGTGGACTGCCCTCCTCGGCTGCCATCCACGACCAGGACCTGTGCCC gCTGAACGGGTCCTCCCTGGAGAACGATGCGTTCTCAGACAAGTCGGAGAGAGAGAACGCTGAGGAGTCAGATAACGAGACCCAGGACCACAGCGGGAAGACCAACGAGAGTGGGGGTGCCCACTCAGAGACCCTGGAGGGCCGCCTGCCGAGGAGGACGACATATGTGGAGCAGGTCCACGAGGAGTTCGGGGAG CTGGGCCAGGCGTCCCAGGTGGAGACGGTGTCCGAGGAGAACAAGAGTCTGATGTGGGTTTTGCTGAGGCAACTGCGGCCGGGCATGGACCTGTCCCGTGTGGTGCTGCCAACGTTCGTCCTAGAGCCGCGGTCCTTCCTGGACAAGCTCTCTGACTACTACTACCACGCCGACCTGCTGTCCAG GGCTGCCCTCGAGGGAGATGCCTACAGCCGCATCAAGCTTGTCCTGCAGTGGTACCTGTCCGGCTTCTACAAGAAACCCAAG GGGATTAAGAAGCCCTACAACCCCATCCTGGGGGAGACCTTCCGCTGCTGCTGGTTCCACCCCCAGACCAACAGCCACACCTTCTACATAGCTGAGCAG GTGTCCCACCACCCACCCGTGTCCGCCTTCCACGTCAGCAACCGCAAGGACGGCTTCTGCATTAGTGGCAGCATCACAGCCAAGTCCCGGTTTTACG GGAACTCACTGTCGGCTCTGCTGGACGGCAAGGCCACGCTCACCTTCCTGAACCGGGCAGAGGATTATACCCTCACTATGCCCTACGCCCACTGCAAAG GAATCCTGTATGGCACCATGACCATGGAGCTGGGCGGTAGAGTGACCATCGAGTGTGAGAAGAACAACTTCCAAGCtgagctggaattcaaactcaAG CCTTTCTTTGGGGGCAGCACCAGCATCAACCAGATCTCGGGGAAGATCATGTCAGGAGAAGAAGTCCTGGCACGTCTCACCGGACACTGG GACAGAGAAGTGTTTAtcaaggaggagggcagaggaagcaCGGAGCTCTTCTGGAACCCGAGCGGGGAGGTCCGCGGGCAGAGGCTGAAACGGCGCACTGTGCTATTTGAGGAGCAGACGGAGCTAGAATCAGAGAG GCTCTGGCAGCACGTCACCAGGGCCATCAGCGAGGGTGACCAGCACAAGGCCACGCAGGAGAAGTTTTCACTGGAGGAGGCACAGCGGCAGCGGACCCGCGAGCGCCAGCAGAACCTCATGCCCTGGAAACCACAGCTGTTCCACCTGGACCCCACCACCCAGGAGTGGTGCTACCGACATGAGGA CCGTAGCCCCTGGGATCCCCTGAAGGACATCGCCCAGTTTGAGCAAGACGGGGTCTTGTACACCATGCGGCGGGAGACCATGGCCCACCAGACCgccttcctgggcagcccggggcccAGGCACCAG GGTCCTGGGCCAGAGCGGCGGCTCCGCAAGTCCAGCGACCAGCCCTCTGGCCACAGCCAGGTCACCGAGAGCAGCTCCACACCCGAGTCCTGCCCAGAGCTCtcagatgaggaggaggaggaggaggaggacggtgACTTCATTCCTG CGAGAGCCCCTGCCCTCGGTGTGGGAAGGAGGCGCGGCGGCTGCAGGCACTGCACGAGGCCATCATGTCCATCCGGGAGGCCCAGCAGGAGCTGCACAG GCACCTCTCGGCCATGCTGA
- the OSBPL5 gene encoding oxysterol-binding protein-related protein 5 isoform X4 — protein sequence MKEEAFLRRRFSLCPPSSTPQKVDPRKLSRNLLFGGENELYPLSPGKDMEPNGPSLPRDEGPPTPSSATKGPPAEYRLYNGSDKECVSPTAKVTKKEALKVQKENYRQEKKRATRQLFSALTDPSVVIMADSLKIRGTLKSWTKLWCVLKPGVLLIYKTPKVGQWVGTVLLHCCELIERPSKKDGFCFKLFHPLDQSVWAVKGPKGESVGSITQPLPSSYLIFRAASESDGRCWLDALELALRCSSLLRLSTCKQGRDGEPGSSPDASPPSLCGLPSSAAIHDQDLCPLNGSSLENDAFSDKSERENAEESDNETQDHSGKTNESGGAHSETLEGRLPRRTTYVEQVHEEFGELGQASQVETVSEENKSLMWVLLRQLRPGMDLSRVVLPTFVLEPRSFLDKLSDYYYHADLLSRAALEGDAYSRIKLVLQWYLSGFYKKPKGIKKPYNPILGETFRCCWFHPQTNSHTFYIAEQVSHHPPVSAFHVSNRKDGFCISGSITAKSRFYGNSLSALLDGKATLTFLNRAEDYTLTMPYAHCKGILYGTMTMELGGRVTIECEKNNFQAELEFKLKPFFGGSTSINQISGKIMSGEEVLARLTGHWDREVFIKEEGRGSTELFWNPSGEVRGQRLKRRTVLFEEQTELESERLWQHVTRAISEGDQHKATQEKFSLEEAQRQRTRERQQNLMPWKPQLFHLDPTTQEWCYRHEDRSPWDPLKDIAQFEQDGVLYTMRRETMAHQTAFLGSPGPRHQGPGPERRLRKSSDQPSGHSQVTESSSTPESCPELSDEEEEEEEDGDFIPGSESPCPRCGKEARRLQALHEAIMSIREAQQELHRHLSAMLSSTARARQVAAPGLLQSPRSWFLLCVFLACQLLINYILK from the exons GGAAGGACATGGAGCCCAATGGCCCATCGCTACCGAGGGATGAAGGACCTCCGACCCCCAGCTCTGCCACAAAGGGACCTCCG GCAGAGTACAGGCTGTACAACGGGTCCGACAAGGAATGTGTGTCCCCAACAGCCAAGGTCACCAAAAAGGAGGCTCTCAAG GTACAGAAGGAGAACTACCGGCAGGAGAAGAAGCGAGCCACGCGGCAGCTGTTCAGCGCGCTGACGGACCCCAGCGTGGTCATCATGGCTGACAGCCTGAAG ATCCGGGGAACCCTGAAGAGCTGGACCAAACTGTGGTGTGTGCTGAAGCCGGGGGTGCTGCTCATCTACAAGACCCCCAAGGTGGGCCAGTGGGTGGGCACCGTCCTGCTGCACTGCTGCGAGCTCATCGAGCGGCCGTCCAAGAAGGATGGCTTCTGCTTCAAGCTCTTCCACCCACTGGACCAGTCTGTCTGGGCCGTGAAG gGCCCCAAGGGTGAGAGTGTGGGCTCCATCACGCAGCCACTCCCCAGCAGCTATCTGATCTTCAGGGCCGCCTCTGAGTCGGACG GCCGCTGCTGGCTAGACGCCCTGGAGCTGGCCCTGCGCTGCTCCAGCCTCCTACGGCTCAGCACGTGCAAGCAGGGCCGAGACGGGGAGCCTGGATCCTCGCCTGACGCATCACCCCCCTCGCTCTGTGGACTGCCCTCCTCGGCTGCCATCCACGACCAGGACCTGTGCCC gCTGAACGGGTCCTCCCTGGAGAACGATGCGTTCTCAGACAAGTCGGAGAGAGAGAACGCTGAGGAGTCAGATAACGAGACCCAGGACCACAGCGGGAAGACCAACGAGAGTGGGGGTGCCCACTCAGAGACCCTGGAGGGCCGCCTGCCGAGGAGGACGACATATGTGGAGCAGGTCCACGAGGAGTTCGGGGAG CTGGGCCAGGCGTCCCAGGTGGAGACGGTGTCCGAGGAGAACAAGAGTCTGATGTGGGTTTTGCTGAGGCAACTGCGGCCGGGCATGGACCTGTCCCGTGTGGTGCTGCCAACGTTCGTCCTAGAGCCGCGGTCCTTCCTGGACAAGCTCTCTGACTACTACTACCACGCCGACCTGCTGTCCAG GGCTGCCCTCGAGGGAGATGCCTACAGCCGCATCAAGCTTGTCCTGCAGTGGTACCTGTCCGGCTTCTACAAGAAACCCAAG GGGATTAAGAAGCCCTACAACCCCATCCTGGGGGAGACCTTCCGCTGCTGCTGGTTCCACCCCCAGACCAACAGCCACACCTTCTACATAGCTGAGCAG GTGTCCCACCACCCACCCGTGTCCGCCTTCCACGTCAGCAACCGCAAGGACGGCTTCTGCATTAGTGGCAGCATCACAGCCAAGTCCCGGTTTTACG GGAACTCACTGTCGGCTCTGCTGGACGGCAAGGCCACGCTCACCTTCCTGAACCGGGCAGAGGATTATACCCTCACTATGCCCTACGCCCACTGCAAAG GAATCCTGTATGGCACCATGACCATGGAGCTGGGCGGTAGAGTGACCATCGAGTGTGAGAAGAACAACTTCCAAGCtgagctggaattcaaactcaAG CCTTTCTTTGGGGGCAGCACCAGCATCAACCAGATCTCGGGGAAGATCATGTCAGGAGAAGAAGTCCTGGCACGTCTCACCGGACACTGG GACAGAGAAGTGTTTAtcaaggaggagggcagaggaagcaCGGAGCTCTTCTGGAACCCGAGCGGGGAGGTCCGCGGGCAGAGGCTGAAACGGCGCACTGTGCTATTTGAGGAGCAGACGGAGCTAGAATCAGAGAG GCTCTGGCAGCACGTCACCAGGGCCATCAGCGAGGGTGACCAGCACAAGGCCACGCAGGAGAAGTTTTCACTGGAGGAGGCACAGCGGCAGCGGACCCGCGAGCGCCAGCAGAACCTCATGCCCTGGAAACCACAGCTGTTCCACCTGGACCCCACCACCCAGGAGTGGTGCTACCGACATGAGGA CCGTAGCCCCTGGGATCCCCTGAAGGACATCGCCCAGTTTGAGCAAGACGGGGTCTTGTACACCATGCGGCGGGAGACCATGGCCCACCAGACCgccttcctgggcagcccggggcccAGGCACCAG GGTCCTGGGCCAGAGCGGCGGCTCCGCAAGTCCAGCGACCAGCCCTCTGGCCACAGCCAGGTCACCGAGAGCAGCTCCACACCCGAGTCCTGCCCAGAGCTCtcagatgaggaggaggaggaggaggaggacggtgACTTCATTCCTG GCAGCGAGAGCCCCTGCCCTCGGTGTGGGAAGGAGGCGCGGCGGCTGCAGGCACTGCACGAGGCCATCATGTCCATCCGGGAGGCCCAGCAGGAGCTGCACAG GCACCTCTCGGCCATGCTGAGCTCCACGGCGAGGGCCAGGCAGGTAGCAGCCCCGGGCCTCCTGCAGAGCCCCCGCTCCTGGTTCCTGCTCTGTGTGTTCCTGGCGTGTCAGCTGCTCATTAACTACATCCTCAAATAA
- the OSBPL5 gene encoding oxysterol-binding protein-related protein 5 isoform X1, translating into MSSTPSAQGRTWSPMAHRYRGMKDLRPPALPQRDLRSRTFLCPGPKSHQSLPAPPHQLGSPDSTSRLRGFAGSAHLVEMESHSVWSFGLASGSTRVLRFTHGVAEYRLYNGSDKECVSPTAKVTKKEALKVQKENYRQEKKRATRQLFSALTDPSVVIMADSLKIRGTLKSWTKLWCVLKPGVLLIYKTPKVGQWVGTVLLHCCELIERPSKKDGFCFKLFHPLDQSVWAVKGPKGESVGSITQPLPSSYLIFRAASESDGRCWLDALELALRCSSLLRLSTCKQGRDGEPGSSPDASPPSLCGLPSSAAIHDQDLCPLNGSSLENDAFSDKSERENAEESDNETQDHSGKTNESGGAHSETLEGRLPRRTTYVEQVHEEFGELGQASQVETVSEENKSLMWVLLRQLRPGMDLSRVVLPTFVLEPRSFLDKLSDYYYHADLLSRAALEGDAYSRIKLVLQWYLSGFYKKPKGIKKPYNPILGETFRCCWFHPQTNSHTFYIAEQVSHHPPVSAFHVSNRKDGFCISGSITAKSRFYGNSLSALLDGKATLTFLNRAEDYTLTMPYAHCKGILYGTMTMELGGRVTIECEKNNFQAELEFKLKPFFGGSTSINQISGKIMSGEEVLARLTGHWDREVFIKEEGRGSTELFWNPSGEVRGQRLKRRTVLFEEQTELESERLWQHVTRAISEGDQHKATQEKFSLEEAQRQRTRERQQNLMPWKPQLFHLDPTTQEWCYRHEDRSPWDPLKDIAQFEQDGVLYTMRRETMAHQTAFLGSPGPRHQGPGPERRLRKSSDQPSGHSQVTESSSTPESCPELSDEEEEEEEDGDFIPGSESPCPRCGKEARRLQALHEAIMSIREAQQELHRHLSAMLSSTARARQVAAPGLLQSPRSWFLLCVFLACQLLINYILK; encoded by the exons GGAAGGACATGGAGCCCAATGGCCCATCGCTACCGAGGGATGAAGGACCTCCGACCCCCAGCTCTGCCACAAAGGGACCTCCG ttccagaacatttctgTGCCCCGGACCAAAGTCCCATCAGAGCCTCCCTGCTCCGCCTCACCAGCTCGGCAGCCCCGACTCCACCTCCCGTCTCCGTGGATTTGCCGGTTCTGCACATCTCGTggaaatggaatcacacagtgtgtGGTCTTTTGGTCTAGCGTCTGGCTCTACGCGTGTTCTGAGGTTCACCCACGGAGTG GCAGAGTACAGGCTGTACAACGGGTCCGACAAGGAATGTGTGTCCCCAACAGCCAAGGTCACCAAAAAGGAGGCTCTCAAG GTACAGAAGGAGAACTACCGGCAGGAGAAGAAGCGAGCCACGCGGCAGCTGTTCAGCGCGCTGACGGACCCCAGCGTGGTCATCATGGCTGACAGCCTGAAG ATCCGGGGAACCCTGAAGAGCTGGACCAAACTGTGGTGTGTGCTGAAGCCGGGGGTGCTGCTCATCTACAAGACCCCCAAGGTGGGCCAGTGGGTGGGCACCGTCCTGCTGCACTGCTGCGAGCTCATCGAGCGGCCGTCCAAGAAGGATGGCTTCTGCTTCAAGCTCTTCCACCCACTGGACCAGTCTGTCTGGGCCGTGAAG gGCCCCAAGGGTGAGAGTGTGGGCTCCATCACGCAGCCACTCCCCAGCAGCTATCTGATCTTCAGGGCCGCCTCTGAGTCGGACG GCCGCTGCTGGCTAGACGCCCTGGAGCTGGCCCTGCGCTGCTCCAGCCTCCTACGGCTCAGCACGTGCAAGCAGGGCCGAGACGGGGAGCCTGGATCCTCGCCTGACGCATCACCCCCCTCGCTCTGTGGACTGCCCTCCTCGGCTGCCATCCACGACCAGGACCTGTGCCC gCTGAACGGGTCCTCCCTGGAGAACGATGCGTTCTCAGACAAGTCGGAGAGAGAGAACGCTGAGGAGTCAGATAACGAGACCCAGGACCACAGCGGGAAGACCAACGAGAGTGGGGGTGCCCACTCAGAGACCCTGGAGGGCCGCCTGCCGAGGAGGACGACATATGTGGAGCAGGTCCACGAGGAGTTCGGGGAG CTGGGCCAGGCGTCCCAGGTGGAGACGGTGTCCGAGGAGAACAAGAGTCTGATGTGGGTTTTGCTGAGGCAACTGCGGCCGGGCATGGACCTGTCCCGTGTGGTGCTGCCAACGTTCGTCCTAGAGCCGCGGTCCTTCCTGGACAAGCTCTCTGACTACTACTACCACGCCGACCTGCTGTCCAG GGCTGCCCTCGAGGGAGATGCCTACAGCCGCATCAAGCTTGTCCTGCAGTGGTACCTGTCCGGCTTCTACAAGAAACCCAAG GGGATTAAGAAGCCCTACAACCCCATCCTGGGGGAGACCTTCCGCTGCTGCTGGTTCCACCCCCAGACCAACAGCCACACCTTCTACATAGCTGAGCAG GTGTCCCACCACCCACCCGTGTCCGCCTTCCACGTCAGCAACCGCAAGGACGGCTTCTGCATTAGTGGCAGCATCACAGCCAAGTCCCGGTTTTACG GGAACTCACTGTCGGCTCTGCTGGACGGCAAGGCCACGCTCACCTTCCTGAACCGGGCAGAGGATTATACCCTCACTATGCCCTACGCCCACTGCAAAG GAATCCTGTATGGCACCATGACCATGGAGCTGGGCGGTAGAGTGACCATCGAGTGTGAGAAGAACAACTTCCAAGCtgagctggaattcaaactcaAG CCTTTCTTTGGGGGCAGCACCAGCATCAACCAGATCTCGGGGAAGATCATGTCAGGAGAAGAAGTCCTGGCACGTCTCACCGGACACTGG GACAGAGAAGTGTTTAtcaaggaggagggcagaggaagcaCGGAGCTCTTCTGGAACCCGAGCGGGGAGGTCCGCGGGCAGAGGCTGAAACGGCGCACTGTGCTATTTGAGGAGCAGACGGAGCTAGAATCAGAGAG GCTCTGGCAGCACGTCACCAGGGCCATCAGCGAGGGTGACCAGCACAAGGCCACGCAGGAGAAGTTTTCACTGGAGGAGGCACAGCGGCAGCGGACCCGCGAGCGCCAGCAGAACCTCATGCCCTGGAAACCACAGCTGTTCCACCTGGACCCCACCACCCAGGAGTGGTGCTACCGACATGAGGA CCGTAGCCCCTGGGATCCCCTGAAGGACATCGCCCAGTTTGAGCAAGACGGGGTCTTGTACACCATGCGGCGGGAGACCATGGCCCACCAGACCgccttcctgggcagcccggggcccAGGCACCAG GGTCCTGGGCCAGAGCGGCGGCTCCGCAAGTCCAGCGACCAGCCCTCTGGCCACAGCCAGGTCACCGAGAGCAGCTCCACACCCGAGTCCTGCCCAGAGCTCtcagatgaggaggaggaggaggaggaggacggtgACTTCATTCCTG GCAGCGAGAGCCCCTGCCCTCGGTGTGGGAAGGAGGCGCGGCGGCTGCAGGCACTGCACGAGGCCATCATGTCCATCCGGGAGGCCCAGCAGGAGCTGCACAG GCACCTCTCGGCCATGCTGAGCTCCACGGCGAGGGCCAGGCAGGTAGCAGCCCCGGGCCTCCTGCAGAGCCCCCGCTCCTGGTTCCTGCTCTGTGTGTTCCTGGCGTGTCAGCTGCTCATTAACTACATCCTCAAATAA